One genomic segment of Accipiter gentilis chromosome 29, bAccGen1.1, whole genome shotgun sequence includes these proteins:
- the KLHDC8A gene encoding kelch domain-containing protein 8A — MELANTKDFQWKTLAPLPSRRVYSTLVEAGGQVFAIGGCDDNGVPMDCFEVYSPEADQWTSLPPMPTARAGVAVATLGKRIMVIGGVGVNQMPLKIVEMYNIDEGKWKKRNSLREAAMGISVTAKDYRVYAAGGMGSDLRPHNYLQHYDMLKDIWVSLAAMPTPRYAATSFLRGTKIYVLGGRQSKYAINAFEVFDTETRSWTKFPNIPNKRAFSSFVPTEDKLFSLGGLRQGRLYRQPKFMRTVDMFDMEQGGWMKMERSFYLKKRRADFVAGYLKGRVVVAGGLGNQPTVLESAEAFHPEKNKWESLPPMPTPRCACSSIVIRNCLLAVGGVSQGLSSAVEALCLSDS, encoded by the exons ATGGAGCTAGCTAATACCAAAGATTTCCAGTGGAAAACCCTCGCCCCGCTCCCGAGCCGCAGGGTCTACTCGACCTTGGTGGAAGCTGGCGGGCAGGTGTTTGCCATCGGGGGTTGCGATGACAACGGTGTCCCCATGGATTGCTTTGAGGTCTACTCCCCCGAGGCCGACCAGTGGACCTCGCTGCCCCCTATGCCCACAGCTCGGGCCGGGGTGGCCGTGGCCACTTTGGGCAAGAGGATCATGGTGATAGGAGGGGTCGGAGTGAATCAGATGCCGCTGAAGATAGTGGAGATGTACAACATAGATGAGGGCAAGTGGAAGAAGAGGAACTCGCTGAGAGAAGCAGCCATGGGCATCTCGGTGACGGCAAAAG ACTATAGAGTCTATGCGGCTGGTGGGATGGGATCTGACCTGAGGCCGCACAACTACCTGCAGCACTATGACATGCTCAAGGACATCTGGGTGTCGCTGGCGGCCATGCCCACACCCAGATACGCTGCCACATCCTTCCTGCGAGGCACCAAGATCTACGTGCTGG GTGGAAGGCAGTCCAAGTACGCTATCAACGCCTTTGAGGTCTTTGACACAGAGACCAGGTCGTGGACCAAGTTTCCCAACATCCCCAACAAAAGGGCCTTTTCCAGCTTTGTGCCCACAGAAGACAAACTCTTCAGTCTCGGGGGCCTGCGGCAGGGACGGCTCTACCGGCAGCCCAAGTTCATGAGGACCGTGGACATGTTTGATATGGAACAAG GTGGCTGGATGAAGATGGAGCGCTCCTTCTACCTGAAGAAAAGGCGAGCAGACTTCGTGGCTGGCTACCTGAAAGGCAGAGTCGTTGTGGCTGGGGGGCTAG GAAACCAGCCGACCGTCCTGGAGTCCGCAGAGGCCTTCCACCCCGAGAAGAATAAGTGGGAGAGCTTGCCCCCCATGCCCACCCCACGTTGTGCCTGCTCCAGCATCGTGATCCGGAACTGCCTGCTGGCTGTCGGTGGGGTGAGCCAGGGTCTGAGCAGTGCCGTGGAGGCCCTGTGCCTCTCCGATTCCTAG